In Miscanthus floridulus cultivar M001 chromosome 5, ASM1932011v1, whole genome shotgun sequence, one genomic interval encodes:
- the LOC136452176 gene encoding rapid alkalinization factor-like gives MARPAHALLLMLLALMATLARASGDVPAASLGWDLGVVGAGEDEEFGFPSGGDSVARRVLQGGGYLSYGALRRDNVPCSVRGASYYNCRPGGQANPYSRGCSAITRCRG, from the coding sequence atgGCGAGGCCGGCGCACGCGCTCCTGCTCATGCTCCTGGCGCTGATGGCGACGCTGGCCCGCGCGTCGGGCGACGTGCCGGCGGCGTCCCTGGGCTGGGACCTCGGCGTGGTGGGCGCGGGGGAGGACGAGGAGTTCGGCTTCCCCAGCGGCGGCGACTCCGTGGCGCGCCGGGTGCTGCAGGGCGGCGGCTACCTCAGCTACGGCGCGCTGCGCAGGGACAACGTGCCCTGCTCCGTCCGGGGCGCCTCCTACTACAACTGCCGCCCCGGCGGGCAGGCCAACCCCTACTCGCgcggctgctccgccatcacgcGCTGCCGCGGCTGA